Proteins found in one Pelmatolapia mariae isolate MD_Pm_ZW linkage group LG7, Pm_UMD_F_2, whole genome shotgun sequence genomic segment:
- the ak3 gene encoding GTP:AMP phosphotransferase AK3, mitochondrial, which translates to MLLPRVIRAVIMGPPGSGKGTVSGRITKTFGLKHISSGDILRANINAQTELGLLMKSCIDQGQLVPDDVMSRLILNDLRATDGSSWLLDGFPRTVSQAESLDGVYTLDTVINLNVPFQTIKQRLTSRWTHLPSGRVYNTDFNPPKVPGFDDDTGEPLFQRDDDRPETVTRRLKSYETQTEPVLEYYRSKGVLETFSGTETNKIWPHVEVFLQRKLSSINQKVV; encoded by the exons ATGTTGCTGCCAAGAGTTATCCGTGCTGTCATcatgggacccccggggtcggGGAAAGGAACGGTGTCTGGGCGCATTACCAAAACTTTTGGACTGAAGCACATTTCCAGTGGGGACATTTTGAGAGCCAACATCAACGCACAGACCG AGCTGGGGCTGCTAATGAAGTCCTGTATTGATCAGGGTCAGCTGGTACCTGATGACGTCATGTCTCGTCTCATCCTGAATGACCTGAGGGCAACAGATGGCAGCAGCTGGCTGCTCGATG GTTTTCCGCGTACAGTGTCCCAAGCAGAATCTCTGGATGGTGTCTACACCTTGGACACAGTTATCAACCTCAATGTACCTTTCCAGACCATCAAGCAAAGGTTGACTTCACGTTGGACTCACCTTCCGAGTGGCAGAGTATACAACACAGATTTCAACCCGCCTAAAGTCCCT GGCTTTGATGATGACACAGGGGAGCCTCTTTTCCAGAGGGACGATGACAGACCAGAGACGGTGACACGGCGATTGAAGTCTTACGAAACCCAGACGGAGCCCGTCTTAGAATACTACAG GAGTAAAGGTGTGCTAGAGACCTTCTCTGGGACAGAAACCAATAAGATATGGCCACACGTTGAAGTTTTCCTTCAGAGAAAATTGTCTTCAATCAATCAGAAAGTTGTATAG
- the cdc37l1 gene encoding hsp90 co-chaperone Cdc37-like 1 — MEWLGNGDSLHHSEEPSSEPLSTAGGFSGLYPHQKPTSSNLCDCPMASLCQSQQRCVKASIVSSWRLAEAQDQLCSLGVHSSESLEQERARTQACPTELTHNEEEWRRKESMLGVQEPSRSPVFGASWDVFDKSIINVQHQTAEMDQDKCKTFLQKYEQELRHFGMLRRWDDSQRFLAAMPQLICEETANYLILWCMSLQQEGKEALMEQVAHQAVVMQFILEMASNSQQDPRGCFRQFFHKAKEGQDVYLEVFHTELEAFKQRVKDYTDKCRGHLSNSEQQNIGTNCILDPKESTVPSVAEFPMKRCVEAGLWISTGRWTKDDTTETEDMRMMETS, encoded by the exons ATGGAGTGGCTGGGCAACGGAGACTCACTTCACCACAGCGAAGAGCCCAGCAGTGAGCCACTTTCAACGGCCGGGGGCTTTAGTGGTCTTTACCCTCACCAAAAG CCAACATCATCAAACCTCTGTGATTGTCCCATGGCATCGCTATGCCAGAGTCAGCAGCGTTGTGTGAAGGCCTCGATCGTCTCAAGTTGGAGACTAGCTGAGGCGCAGGATCAGTTGTGCTCTTTAGGAGTCCACAGCTCTGAGTCGCTGGAGCAAGAGCGTGCTCGGACTCAGGCCTGCCCCACAGAGCTCACGCACAATGAGGAGGAGTGGCGCCGCAAGGAGAGCATGCTGGGAGTTCAGGAACCCAGCCGCAGTCCTGTATTTGGAGCTAGTTGGGATGTTTTTGATAAG AGTATCATCAATGTCCAGCATCAGACTGCAGAAATGGACCAGGACAAGTGCAAGACATTTCTCCAGAAATATGAACAAGAGCTCAGGCATTTTG GTATGCTGCGAAGGTGGGATGACAGTCAGCGATTCCTTGCAGCCATGCCTCAGCTTATCTGTGAGGAAACTGCAAACTACTTAATTCTGTGGTGCATGAGTCTACAGCAAGAAGGG AAAGAAGCGTTGATGGAGCAGGTGGCACACCAAGCTGTAGTGATGCAGTTCATCCTGGAGATGGCTTCAAACTCTCAGCAGGACCCTCGAGGCTGCTTCAGACAGTTCTTTCATAAAGCCAAA gAAGGACAAGACGTCTACTTAGAGGTCTTCCATACAGAACTTGAGGCCTTCAAACAGAGAGTTAAAGATTACACAGACAAATGTAGAGGTCATTTGTCCAACTCTGAACAGCAGAATATCGGCACAAACTGCATACTCGACCCCAAAGAATCAACAGTACCTTCA GTGGCAGAGTTTCCTATGAAGCGCTGTGTAGAAGCTGGACTTTGGATAAGCACAGGGAGGTGGACAAAGGACGACACTACAGAAACGGAAGACATGCGCATGATGGAGACGTCTTAG